A part of Selenomonadales bacterium genomic DNA contains:
- a CDS encoding NAD-dependent protein deacylase: protein MMNDKIKQLKQMIKGSDNIVFFGGAGVSTDSGIPDFRSAGGLFHARTKFGCSPEEVVSHSFYKRRTEDFFDFVFGSMIFPDVKPNTTHLALAKLEREGKLKAVVTQNIDGLHQAGGSKTVYELHGSFARSTCQSCRRAYGYDDFIDPLRRKPNSFIPRCDCGGVLKPDVVLYEESLDDDTVSGAISAISRADMLIVGGTSLVVYPAAGLLRYFRGRYLVLINRDSTPYDDQATLVIHDSLSDVFAQAVGTD, encoded by the coding sequence ATGATGAATGATAAGATAAAACAGTTAAAACAAATGATAAAGGGCAGCGACAATATCGTATTTTTCGGTGGGGCAGGCGTTTCGACAGACAGCGGGATACCCGACTTCCGCTCGGCAGGAGGCCTCTTCCACGCGCGGACGAAGTTCGGCTGTTCGCCCGAAGAAGTCGTCAGCCACTCGTTCTACAAACGCCGTACGGAGGACTTCTTCGACTTCGTATTCGGCTCGATGATCTTCCCCGATGTGAAGCCGAACACGACGCATCTTGCACTCGCCAAGCTCGAACGCGAAGGCAAGCTCAAGGCTGTCGTGACCCAGAACATCGACGGACTGCATCAGGCAGGCGGCAGTAAGACCGTCTATGAGCTCCACGGCTCGTTCGCCCGTTCAACGTGCCAGTCATGCAGACGCGCCTACGGCTACGACGACTTCATCGACCCCTTACGCCGCAAGCCGAACTCCTTCATTCCGCGTTGCGACTGCGGAGGGGTATTGAAGCCCGACGTCGTCCTCTACGAAGAATCGCTCGACGACGACACCGTATCAGGCGCAATAAGTGCCATCAGCCGTGCCGATATGCTCATCGTCGGCGGAACCTCGCTCGTCGTCTACCCTGCGGCAGGACTTCTGCGCTACTTCCGCGGACGATACCTCGTCCTCATCAACCGCGACAGCACACCGTACGACGACCAAGCCACGCTCGTCATCCACGACTCGCTCTCCGACGTATTCGCTCAGGCAGTCGGCACAGACTGA
- a CDS encoding GNAT family N-acetyltransferase has protein sequence MIVATSERLRFRQAEEADLDYIMAVEHEPADAQFVIPYDIDVHRAMLNGDNTKHFVVETHEGEAVGFVIVSGLENPYGELEFMRIMVAKQGLGYGKETVGLLLKWGFEIKKAHRAWLDCKPHNTRALHVYESAGFVREGLIRETIQAEDGTYEDLVILGILDREYFAQSVPTA, from the coding sequence ATGATCGTCGCAACGAGCGAGCGCCTTCGTTTTCGCCAGGCGGAGGAGGCTGATCTTGACTATATCATGGCGGTGGAGCACGAGCCTGCCGATGCACAGTTTGTGATCCCGTACGATATCGACGTGCACCGCGCGATGCTCAACGGTGACAATACGAAGCATTTCGTCGTGGAAACGCACGAGGGTGAAGCGGTCGGCTTCGTTATCGTGTCGGGGCTTGAGAATCCGTACGGGGAGCTTGAGTTTATGCGTATCATGGTGGCCAAACAAGGTCTGGGATACGGTAAGGAAACGGTGGGACTGCTTCTTAAATGGGGTTTCGAGATAAAAAAAGCGCATCGCGCATGGCTCGATTGCAAGCCGCATAATACGCGTGCGCTTCATGTGTACGAGAGTGCAGGGTTCGTCCGCGAGGGTCTTATCCGCGAGACGATCCAAGCAGAGGACGGCACGTACGAAGATCTCGTTATACTCGGTATCTTAGACCGCGAATATTTTGCTCAGTCTGTGCCGACTGCCTGA